The nucleotide sequence TTGCTGTGTTACCTTCAATACTGATGTTTGCGCCCATACGTTGTAGCTCAGGCACATGCATAAAACGATTTTCAAAAATAGTTTCTGTTGTCGTTGCTGTACCTTCTGCTATAGCATTGAGTGCTAAAAATTGCGCTTGCATATCCGTTGGAAACGCAGGATGAGGCGCAGTACGTACGTTGACGGCTTTTGGTTTTGAGGTCATTTCAAGCTCAATCCAATCATCACCAGTAGTGATAATTGCACCTGCTTCTTGTAACTTGCTCAATACAGCATCTAAAGCTTTAGGATCGGTTTTTAAACACCTAACTTTCCCTTTAGTTACCGCTGCAGCGACTAAAAACGTCCCCGTTTCTATACGATCAGGCATAACTGAATAGCGTTCGCCATGTAATTTCTCGACACCCACAATGGTTAAAGTGTCAGTGCCAGCACCAGAAACTTTCGCTCCCATGCTGTTTAAACAGTTAGCTAAATCAACAATTTCAGGTTCACGCGCCGCATTTTCAATAACCGTTGTGCCTTCAGCTAATGCTGCAGCCATCATAAGGTTTTCAGTACCCGTAACGCTAACGGTATCCATAAAAATGGTCGCGCCTTGTAAGCGTCCAGTATTACGCGCAATAATGTAGCCATTTTCGACTTCTATATCAGCACCCATTAACTTCAAACCATGAATATGAAGGTTAACCGGACGTGCACCAATGGCACACCCTCCAGGTAATGACACTTCAGCATGGCCAAAACGAGCAATTAATGGACCTAATACTAGAATTGACGCGCGCATAGTTTTCACTAGCTCGTATGACGCTCGACAATGATCAATCGTGCTAGCATCAATCATTAAGCTGTCTTCGCCAAGCCATTGGCATTTAGCACCAAGTTGTGACAAAAGCTTAATCGTCGTTTCGATATCATTTAGCTTAGGAACATTGGAAAAGGTAATAGGTGTTTCCGAAAGCAATGCCGACATTAAAATAGGTAATGCCGCATTTTTTGCGCCGGAAATAGTGACTTCGCCGTGTAGTGGTTGCCCACCAATAATTTTAAATGCGTCCAATAGTTTAGTCTTTTCTGTCGATGATAATTAAAGGGGTAAGTTAAACATTTTTTCACGTTGCCATACAGCAGTCGTGAAGGTTTTAATAGATACCGCGTGAATTACGCCTTCGTTAATTATTGCTGCTAAAGGGGCGTAAATTGTTTGCTGCTTTTTCACTCGGCTCAATTCACCTAAAAAGTCTGCAACTGCAATAATTTTACATTGTGAACCATCAAATGACACATGAATCTCGTCTAATTCAACCGCATCGGTAATTAGTTTTTCTATATCTTTTACTTCCACTTTTTGCTCCAAATAGCGTGTAGATTAGGTGTTGTCTATCGGCAGCATCGTATCAACTGCACTGAGTTTTGCCAACTTCAATAAATCATCAGGTAAATTCACTAAACTGATGTCGCAAGCATTAGCTGCTGCTAATTCGATTAATAACAAAATCCAGGCTAAGCCGGCAGTGTCAATTTGATTAACCTTAGCCAAATCCAAAACGATTCGTTTACCGTCGATTAATTTACGATACTTTTTGTCAAATGCTCGCGTTATTGTAGCACGCGTTAACGCACCACTAAAAATCGCTTTTTGATCTGCTTGTTGGACATCTATCATTGTAATCTACTAACAACCTTATAATACGCTATTTAATCGATACGATTATGGGTGATTTATATGCAATAAATCTGCGTCTAGTTATTTAAAAACGATATTTCTTTTACTTTTTTCTTTGAGCATTTCAGTAACATGCGCCAAGCCTTTCTGACGAATCAAACTACTTAATTCCGCTTGCTTACTATCAAGTAAACTAATACCTTCAGCCACCATGTCATAAGCTTTCCAGTCGCCTGTTTTTTTATGCTTACGTACACGAAAAGAAATATTAATGGGTTCTCTGCCTGGCTCCATAACACTTGTGTCTACCGATACAACACGGTCTTTAGAAAAATCTTGTGCCGGTGCGAACTCTACCTTTTGATTATTGTATAAGGTAAAAACTTGAGCATACGACGTAATAAGATACTCGCGAAAAGCAGGCACAAATTCAGCACGATCAGCTTTATTGGTTTTTTTAAAGTTACTGCCAATCACTTTATAAGCGGCATACTGGTAATTTACATAAGGCATTAGCTCTTCACGCACAATGACCTTTAATAAATTAGGCTCAGCACGTATAGCTTTCTGTTCATTAGCAAAGCGCTTAAAGGTGATGTCTGCCACCGTTTTAATCATTTGGTATGGGTCTTTCTTGTCAACGTCTGCCGCAGCGTTTACCAACACGGGTGAGAGTAAAAGCGTTAAACAAAAAGCTATTTTTTTCACTGTCTTATTGATCATAACTAATCACCACTTCCTTGACTAAATAGAAATTGCCCTATCAGTTCTTCTAATATTAATGCTGGTTTTGTATCTTCAATAAAGTCACCTGGTTGCAATGTTTCAACTGACACATCAATAAAACCAGGTAATAAGCCAACATATTGCTCACCAAGTAAGCCGGCCGTTAAAATTGACACTGAAGTTGCCTCAGAGAAGTTATTATATTCAGCATAAATATCTAATGTAACTAATGGCGTATAATCTTCACTGTCTAGCGAAATATCACTGACACGCCCGACGACGACACCACCAACTTTTATTGGCGAACGGACTTTTAGACCACCAATATTGTCAAATTTTGCGTACAATTGATAAGTACTACCATTACCTGACATACCGCTGTCCGCAACTTTCAGTGCTAACATCAGCAATGCTGCAATACCAATAACCGCAAATAACCCAACCAATAACTCTACTTTTTTCGACACCATGTCTTCCACCAAATTTCAAAAATTATTTAACTAACTAACCGCAATAACTTATTTACAAGTATTAGCTCGTAAACATTAAAGCCGTTAATACAAAATCTAAACCTAAAACTAATAATGACGATTGCACTACCGTCGACGTTGTTGCTCTACTAATGCCTTCAGAGGTCGGTTCACATGCATAACCTTTATAAACGGCAATCCAAGTCACAACAAAAGCAAACACTAAGCTTTTAATGATGCCATTCAAGATATCTTTTTCAAAAGACACTTGCGATTGCATGACTGACCAAAACGTACCACTATCTACGCCCAACCAATCAACACCCACCAAATGAGCACCTAAAATACCGACCGCCGAAAATATTGCAGCCAATAAAGGTAAACTGATAAAGCCGGCCCAAAAACGAGGAGCTATAACACGACGTAATGGATCTACCGCCATCATTTCTAGGCTCGATAGTTGCTCTGTGGCTTTCATTAAACCTATTTCAGCCGTCAGTGCAGAGCCTGCTCGACCTGCAAACAGCAAGGCAGCAACCACTGGTCCTAGTTCTCTTAATAGTGACAAAGCCACCATTGGACCTAGACTTGCCTCAGCTCCAAAGTCCACTAAAATAGTGTACCCCTGTAGAGCTAATACCATGCCGATAAACAGCCCTGAAACTAAAATAATAATTAAAGACAATACACCAACTGAGTACAATTGGTGCAATAGCAAAGGAAATCCCTTGCGTGGGCTAGGCACGTGCAATAACGCCGATGCTAGCATCAATAATGCTCTACCTAAGCCTGACAATTGTTCAATAATGGTATGACCCAATATTTGTAGTTGCTTCACTACTTAACACCTCGACCAATTAATTCTTCACAATATGACGCGGCAGGATAATGAAATGCCACCGGACCATCAGCTTCACCTTGGACAAATTGCTGCACTAAAGGTGATGTGTGTGCGTAAATTTCTTCCGGTGTACCTTGACCAATAATTTTTTGTTCAGCAATAATATAAATATAATCGGCAATACTCATCACTTCAGGAACGTCATGAGAAACCACTACAGACGTCAAACCTAATGCTTGTCCTAATTCACGAATTAATCGCACAATAACTCCCATAGAAATAGGGTCTTGACCTGCAAAAGGCTCATCATAAAGAATAAGTTCCGGATCTAAGGCAATTGAACGCGCTAAGGCAGCACGACGCGCCATACCACCAGACAATTCACTTGGACGTAAATGTCTTGCTCCGCGCAAACCAACAGCCTCTAATTTCATCAAGACCATTTTTTCAATAATATCTTCAGATAATTCAGTATGTTCGCGTATTGGAAAGGCGATATTGTCGTAGACACTCATATCAGTAAATAAAGCGCCACTTTGAAACAACATACTCATGCGTTTACGCACTTCATATAACGCGCTACGAGATAACTGAGGAATATCGTGTCCATCAAATAGAATTTGACCCGACTCAGGTTTAATCTGGCCACCGATAAGACGCAGTAAGGTGGTTTTCCCGATACCACTTGGCCCCATTATCGCAGTTATTTTACCTTTAGGAATAGATAAACTGATGCCATCATAAATGACACGTTCATCACGCTTAAAAGTCATGTTTTTGATATCAACTAAAATTTCGGACATAGGTTTTGGGATAACATCACTGTTTATTATTGTCTTATGTCGCGGAATTCTAACGCAGTGCAACACCTCAGTCATCACAAATTAGCAAATATTTGGTCGTAAAAGGGTAAGTAAAAGTATGTAATTGTAATTAAGTGTAAGAAAGGCTTCGTAAATGCTAGTTTTGGGGCTATCGAATTTTCGCGTTAAGCTTGTATTCACTAGCCTAAGGTTTATTTTGACGACTTTATGCTGAATCTACGTGCCAATAATATCAGAAAAAGTTTATAATGTTTTTTGCTCAGCATATTGTTGGCAAAATGAGTATTAATTAGGTGTCATCGGTTATCATCATTGGTTTATAATCCCTCTTTTTATTTCATCACTCGCACAAAAATACTATTTACCTAGCCAAACAGGAGCTTTGAATGTTAATCCAAATTTTGATCTTATTACTTTCACTAATCACTTTAGTGTGGAGTGCAGACAAATTTGTATTTGGTGCCTCAGCATTAGCACGTAACCTTGGTATTTCTCCAATGATCATTGGTTTAACCATCGTCGCCATGGGGTCTTCAGCACCTGAAATGATGATAGCAGCAACTGCTTCTTTACAAGGTAATGTCGACACGGCAGTGGGAAATGCCATAGGTTCAAACATCACTAATATTGCACTGGTATTAGGCATAACGGCACTATTTCATCCACTGTCGGTTTCTTCTTCGACCATTAAACGTGAAATTCCTCTTATTTTGATTGTTACGGCCATTGCTACCTTCATGTTAGCTAACAGCTACTTTAGTTTTATTGAAGGTCTAATACTGATTATTGGTTTTGTGCTTTACATCGCCACATTACTGTTCGTGACACTAAAACGTTCAAAGCAAAACCCTATCGACGACAAAATGGTATTAGAAGCTGAACAGGATGTTCCAGACGGGGTCAGCACTAAACACTCAGTTATCTGGTTAGTTGTGGGCATTATACTACTGCCACTCAGTGCTAGCTTCTTAGTTGACTCATCAGTATTTATTGCTAAAGCTTTCGGTATTAGTGACTTAGTTATAGGCCTGACCGTTATTGCTGTTGGTACTAGTTTGCCTGAATTAGCAGCCAGTATTATGAGTATTATTAAAAAAGAAGATGATCTAGCCTTAGGTAATATCATCGGTTCAAATATCTTTAATATTCTAGCCGTATTATCACTAGCAGGATTAATTGCCCCTGGCGATATAGATAACGCTGCCGCAGTGCGCGATGCACCGTTTATGCTAGCAACAACCTTCTTACTATTTTTACTTTGCTTTAGTCGTAGCGGAAAATTTCGCATCACTCGCGCGAAAGGGGTACTATTATTAGCGGTATTCATTGGCTATCAAGTATTACTTTTCAGTCAAATCAACGGGTAATTATTGGTCTATCGTCATGAAAAACTTTAAACAATTAGCGTTAAATGTAATTAATATTGAGCAACAAGCTATTGCTGAATTATCGCAATTTATTGATGATGATTTTGTTCAAGCCTGTGAGCTAATGTTTCATTGTCGGGGCCGTGTCATCGTAATTGGCATGGGAAAGTCCGGCCATATTGGTGGAAAAATTGCCGCGACATTAGCGAGTACGGGAACACCGTCATTTTTTGTTCATCCTGGTGAAGCAAGTCATGGAGATCTCGGTATGGTCACTGCAGCCGATGTTGTTCTGACTATTTCTAATTCTGGCGAAACTGGCGAAGTACTCGCCATTATTCCGGTGCTCAAGCGTATTGGCGCAAAAATTATTGCCATGACAGGCAACCCTGACTCTACATTAGCTAAATTGGGTGACACCCATGTTTGTGTCAAAGTATCGCAAGAAGCCTGTCCTTTAGGCTTAGCACCAACATCTAGCACCACAGCAACATTAGTCATGGGCGATGCACTAGCGGTCGCTTTGCTAAATGCACGCGGTTTTACTGCTGACGATTTTGCTTTATCACACCCAGGTGGCAGTTTAGGCAAAAGATTATTACTGCGTCTTACTGATATTATGCATAAAGATGATCGTCTACCAAGCGTTCGCGAAGAAGCTAAAATTAAAGATGCCTTAGTGGAAATGTCACTCAAAGGTTTAGGCATGACCGCAGTAGTTGACGCAAGCAACCAGCTTATCGGTCTATTTACTGATGGTGACTTACGACGAATTTTAGATGCTCAGATAGATATCCACCAAGACTGCATTACCAGTGTGATGACTAAAAACCCTTATGTGGCAACACAAGATATGCTAGCCGCTGAAGCACTTAAAATCATGGAAGACAAAAAAATTAATGGCCTCATTATTGTTAATGATAAGCACCAACCCATTGGTGCTATGAATATGCATGACTTACTAAAATCTGGAGTGCTATAAGATGAACAGCTTGTATGGAAAAGTTCAGCCAAGTATTTGGCAAAAAGCGCAACAAATTAAATTATTTGTATGTGATATTGACGGTGTTTTCTCAGATGGGCGTATTTACCTAGGTAATAACGGTGAAGAATTAAAAGCTTTTCACACCAAAGATGGCTATGGTATTAAAGCATTAGGCGCAAATGGCGTTGATGTCGCCGTAATCACAGGCAGAAAATCCGCTATTGTACAAACACGTATGACAGCATTAAATGTTAAACACATAGTGCAAGGTGAAGAAAACAAGTTGCCCGCATTAAAAGCCATGATAGCTTCATTACAGTTAGCACCAGAGCAAGTCGCTTATATTGGTGATGATATGCCGGACTTTGATTGTCTGAATTATGTAGGCTTAAGTATCTCGGTTAATGACGCACATCCTGCGATATTGCAACTGTGTGACTATGTTACTTATACGCGTGGTGGCTTTGGTGCCGTGCGCGAAGCTTGCGATTTAATAATGCAAAGTCAAGATACCTTAGCTAATGCCACAGGTGCTAGTATATGAGTCGAATATCTCTTGCCACCATAATCCTATTTATCATTGCTATAAGTACTTATGGCTTACTTGAATGGTATGGCGCACAAGAAGAAACGACTGATATACTGGAGCGTACTGATAACCCTGAGTTTATTGCTGAAAATCTCAACAGTGATGTTTACAAAGCATCAGGCGCATTAGCCTATAACGTTGAAGCACAACGCATGGAACATTATGAGAAGTTAGAGGTCACACACTTTGAGTACCCTCGATACACCTTGTATCCAAAAAATGATAAACCCACTTGGCAGATAACCGCCAATGAAGGTACGTTATACGATAACAACCGAGTAAAATTAGAAAATCGCGTACGCTTAATCGCCACTGATAAAGAAAGTTTGATACAGGAAGTACATGGAAAAAATTTAGAAATGGACTTGAAAACTAATATTATCAGCTCAGAGCAGACTATCTTAATATTAGGTAAAGGATTTACTATGTATGGCTCAGGATTAATTGTAGACTTAAACACAACACAGATGACATTGACCGAACATGTGCAAACCATTTATAAAAAAACTAAAAACTAAATTAACGTGCTTAGCTGCCGTACTCCTATTGATACCTACGGCTAATGCTGAAAAATTTGATGTTGAACAAGAAATTAAAATTTCTTCTTCGCGCCAAGCTGCCGATCTTAAAAACAAAATATTCAGCTACATTGATAATGTTATTATTACTCAAGGCACACTGAAAATACACGCTGAATTAGTGCAGGTTATCACCCAAGAAAAAAGTGATAACAAAATTTATATTGCTAAGGGATCTCCAGCTACATTTGAACAAATATTACAAGACGGTAGCCCAATCAACCTACAAGCCAATGAAATTAGATATGAGCCAGGCCTAAGTACGGTTGTTATTGCTGGTAATGCACTACTGCGCCAAGAAGGTAGTGAAGTGAGTGGCAGCAAAATCACTTATAATTTCGATACCGAATACGTCAATGCTGAAAGCTTAAAAAATGCTAAAGTTGAAACAGTATTGCAACCGAAAAACAAAACTGAACTCCCTAAAAAAGCCAAGGATAAGCCAGAGTAAATGTCAATTTCAACATTATCAGCAACCGGCCTAGCCAAAGCATACAAAGGCAGAAAAGTCGTAAAAAACGTCAGCATGAAAGTTTCGGCAGGCCAAATTGTTGGCTTACTGGGTCCAAACGGTGCCGGTAAAACGACCTCTTTTTATATGATTGTCGGTTTAGTTAATAACGACAGTGGTTCGATTGTACTAAATGATGAAGACATCACCCTGTTACCGATGCATGAACGTGCACGAAAAGGTATCGGCTACTTACCACAAGAAGCCTCTATTTTTC is from Colwellia sp. Arc7-635 and encodes:
- a CDS encoding ABC transporter substrate-binding protein, yielding MINKTVKKIAFCLTLLLSPVLVNAAADVDKKDPYQMIKTVADITFKRFANEQKAIRAEPNLLKVIVREELMPYVNYQYAAYKVIGSNFKKTNKADRAEFVPAFREYLITSYAQVFTLYNNQKVEFAPAQDFSKDRVVSVDTSVMEPGREPINISFRVRKHKKTGDWKAYDMVAEGISLLDSKQAELSSLIRQKGLAHVTEMLKEKSKRNIVFK
- a CDS encoding calcium/sodium antiporter; its protein translation is MLIQILILLLSLITLVWSADKFVFGASALARNLGISPMIIGLTIVAMGSSAPEMMIAATASLQGNVDTAVGNAIGSNITNIALVLGITALFHPLSVSSSTIKREIPLILIVTAIATFMLANSYFSFIEGLILIIGFVLYIATLLFVTLKRSKQNPIDDKMVLEAEQDVPDGVSTKHSVIWLVVGIILLPLSASFLVDSSVFIAKAFGISDLVIGLTVIAVGTSLPELAASIMSIIKKEDDLALGNIIGSNIFNILAVLSLAGLIAPGDIDNAAAVRDAPFMLATTFLLFLLCFSRSGKFRITRAKGVLLLAVFIGYQVLLFSQING
- the mlaE gene encoding lipid asymmetry maintenance ABC transporter permease subunit MlaE, which gives rise to MKQLQILGHTIIEQLSGLGRALLMLASALLHVPSPRKGFPLLLHQLYSVGVLSLIIILVSGLFIGMVLALQGYTILVDFGAEASLGPMVALSLLRELGPVVAALLFAGRAGSALTAEIGLMKATEQLSSLEMMAVDPLRRVIAPRFWAGFISLPLLAAIFSAVGILGAHLVGVDWLGVDSGTFWSVMQSQVSFEKDILNGIIKSLVFAFVVTWIAVYKGYACEPTSEGISRATTSTVVQSSLLVLGLDFVLTALMFTS
- the kdsC gene encoding 3-deoxy-manno-octulosonate-8-phosphatase KdsC, whose amino-acid sequence is MNSLYGKVQPSIWQKAQQIKLFVCDIDGVFSDGRIYLGNNGEELKAFHTKDGYGIKALGANGVDVAVITGRKSAIVQTRMTALNVKHIVQGEENKLPALKAMIASLQLAPEQVAYIGDDMPDFDCLNYVGLSISVNDAHPAILQLCDYVTYTRGGFGAVREACDLIMQSQDTLANATGASI
- the murA gene encoding UDP-N-acetylglucosamine 1-carboxyvinyltransferase — encoded protein: MDAFKIIGGQPLHGEVTISGAKNAALPILMSALLSETPITFSNVPKLNDIETTIKLLSQLGAKCQWLGEDSLMIDASTIDHCRASYELVKTMRASILVLGPLIARFGHAEVSLPGGCAIGARPVNLHIHGLKLMGADIEVENGYIIARNTGRLQGATIFMDTVSVTGTENLMMAAALAEGTTVIENAAREPEIVDLANCLNSMGAKVSGAGTDTLTIVGVEKLHGERYSVMPDRIETGTFLVAAAVTKGKVRCLKTDPKALDAVLSKLQEAGAIITTGDDWIELEMTSKPKAVNVRTAPHPAFPTDMQAQFLALNAIAEGTATTTETIFENRFMHVPELQRMGANISIEGNTAISTGVEQLNGAQVMATDLRASASLVIAGLVASTETQVDRIYHIDRGYQKIEDKLQALGANITRIKAS
- a CDS encoding KpsF/GutQ family sugar-phosphate isomerase produces the protein MKNFKQLALNVINIEQQAIAELSQFIDDDFVQACELMFHCRGRVIVIGMGKSGHIGGKIAATLASTGTPSFFVHPGEASHGDLGMVTAADVVLTISNSGETGEVLAIIPVLKRIGAKIIAMTGNPDSTLAKLGDTHVCVKVSQEACPLGLAPTSSTTATLVMGDALAVALLNARGFTADDFALSHPGGSLGKRLLLRLTDIMHKDDRLPSVREEAKIKDALVEMSLKGLGMTAVVDASNQLIGLFTDGDLRRILDAQIDIHQDCITSVMTKNPYVATQDMLAAEALKIMEDKKINGLIIVNDKHQPIGAMNMHDLLKSGVL
- a CDS encoding BolA family transcriptional regulator, translated to MEVKDIEKLITDAVELDEIHVSFDGSQCKIIAVADFLGELSRVKKQQTIYAPLAAIINEGVIHAVSIKTFTTAVWQREKMFNLPL
- the lptC gene encoding LPS export ABC transporter periplasmic protein LptC, translated to MSRISLATIILFIIAISTYGLLEWYGAQEETTDILERTDNPEFIAENLNSDVYKASGALAYNVEAQRMEHYEKLEVTHFEYPRYTLYPKNDKPTWQITANEGTLYDNNRVKLENRVRLIATDKESLIQEVHGKNLEMDLKTNIISSEQTILILGKGFTMYGSGLIVDLNTTQMTLTEHVQTIYKKTKN
- the mlaD gene encoding outer membrane lipid asymmetry maintenance protein MlaD codes for the protein MVSKKVELLVGLFAVIGIAALLMLALKVADSGMSGNGSTYQLYAKFDNIGGLKVRSPIKVGGVVVGRVSDISLDSEDYTPLVTLDIYAEYNNFSEATSVSILTAGLLGEQYVGLLPGFIDVSVETLQPGDFIEDTKPALILEELIGQFLFSQGSGD
- a CDS encoding STAS domain-containing protein, producing MIDVQQADQKAIFSGALTRATITRAFDKKYRKLIDGKRIVLDLAKVNQIDTAGLAWILLLIELAAANACDISLVNLPDDLLKLAKLSAVDTMLPIDNT
- the lptA gene encoding lipopolysaccharide transport periplasmic protein LptA — encoded protein: MIPTANAEKFDVEQEIKISSSRQAADLKNKIFSYIDNVIITQGTLKIHAELVQVITQEKSDNKIYIAKGSPATFEQILQDGSPINLQANEIRYEPGLSTVVIAGNALLRQEGSEVSGSKITYNFDTEYVNAESLKNAKVETVLQPKNKTELPKKAKDKPE
- the mlaF gene encoding phospholipid ABC transporter ATP-binding protein MlaF, translated to MSEILVDIKNMTFKRDERVIYDGISLSIPKGKITAIMGPSGIGKTTLLRLIGGQIKPESGQILFDGHDIPQLSRSALYEVRKRMSMLFQSGALFTDMSVYDNIAFPIREHTELSEDIIEKMVLMKLEAVGLRGARHLRPSELSGGMARRAALARSIALDPELILYDEPFAGQDPISMGVIVRLIRELGQALGLTSVVVSHDVPEVMSIADYIYIIAEQKIIGQGTPEEIYAHTSPLVQQFVQGEADGPVAFHYPAASYCEELIGRGVK